The DNA sequence TTCGAAAGTTCGGCATAGTGGTCCACCTTCTCTTGTAGGGTATACATCGCTCGTAATTTGGCCATATCATCGGTGTCGGCATAGATATTGTCTCCGCCCCAAATCCAAACATCAGGTTTCATCTTTACTATATCATCCCAAAACCGATTGGCCAAATCATGCTTATTGCAAGACCCGAAGGCGATAACAAATTGTGATTGACTTTTCTTTTTGGGGGTGACCAAAGGGGTATCTGTTGATTTCTTGGTCGATTTGCAGCCCAACAACACAAGGGCCATAACAAGTGATGTCAAAAATCGGTTCATGCGAAGTGGTTTTCATTTCAAAAATACTTCATTGCCCCAAACCGTCAATGTTATATTATTGTATCTTTGCGCCCATGAACGAAGCGGATATTTCGACCGTAAGGTCGCTACTTTCCAAAGCCCTTAACATTGTCATTGTACCCCACAAAAACCCTGATGGTGATGCCATTGGGTCGAGTTTGGGCCTCTTCCATTTTTTGAAACAGAAAGAATTCAACGTAAAGGTCATCGTGCCCAACGATTATCCAAAATTCTTGAAGTGGATGCCCGGCAATGATGAAATACTCAATTTTGAAAAAGAAAATGCCCAGGCCGTTACCGCTCTTGAAAAAGCCGATCTTATTTTTACATTGGATTTCAACGATTTTTCGAGAACCGGCCAGCTTGAGCCTATTCTGAAAAACTCATCTGTTGATTTTGTGATGATCGACCATCACCAACAACCCGCTGATTATGCTACGGTTACCTACTCAGATGTCGCCATGAGCTCTACCTGTGAAATGGTGTATAATTTCATCGAGTATTTGGGTGAAAGTGATACGATTTCAAAAGAAATTGCCTCTTGTTTATATGCAGGTATCATGACCGATACGGGTTCGTTCAAGTTTTCAAGCACTACAAGCCGAACACACCGTGTGGTGGCCGACCTCATCGATAAGGGGGCCGATAATATGCAGATACACCAAAAGGTTTTCGATACCAATTCTGCAAACCGTTTGCGTTTACTGGGGCTTGCACTAAAAAACATGGTCATCATTGGGCAATACCATACCGCTTACATCACCTTGACACAGGCTGAATTGGATATGCATGCTTTTAAAAAAGGAGATACCGAGGGTTTTGTGAATTATGGCCTGACCATTGAGAACATAAAATTTGCGGCAATCTTTATCGAAAACAAAGACGAGGGTATTATTAAAATATCGTTTAGGTCTACAGGAGATTTTTCGGTAAATGAATTCGCAAGAGAGCATTTCAATGGTGGGGGGCACACCAATGCTGCAGGTGGCAAAAGCAATATCTCTATGAATGAGACCGTTGAAAAGTTTACCGGTCTTCTGCCCCAATACCAAAAAAAACTTGCTGTATGAAACGGTCAATGATCACTCTCGTTCTATTATTGGCGATAACATCATGCAAACAGCCAGAACCTAGGCGTCCGGTCAAAGTGAAATCTGGTAGTTTTTTTACCGAAACGGTCGAGCGAAACAAAAAAATACTTGCTCAAGAAGAAGCGCTCATCAGACGTATTATCGAAAAAGATACGGCCAACGATTATCACCAAAGTGCTTCTGGCTTTTGGTTCCAATACCAAAAAAAGAATGATACCGCCACCTACCTACCCCGGCCCGAAGATGGGCTTCTGTTGTCATACAATATAGTGACCATGGCCAATGATACCATTTATACCGAAGAAGAAATTGGTCTGGTGCCCTACATTGTAGACAAGCAGCAACTTTTTCCTGGACTAAGGTATGCCGTAAAACTATTGAAGGAAGGTGAAAGGGCGGCTTTTCTTTTTCCCTCTTCACTAGGTTATGGCTATCATGGCGACAACAACAAAATCGCACCCTTGACCCCAATACGGTCAACGATTGAAATACATGAAATCAAGAAACAACAAAGTAGTATTAATCAAAACAAATAAACACGAATGAAGAACCGATTTCTTTATCTATTGACCCTAACAGTGTTCTTTACGGCATGCAAGTCAAGTAAATATGCTGATTTGGGTGATGGCATTTTTGCCGATATACAGACCAGCAAAGGAGAAATTGTAGTAAAACTGTACCATGAGGCAACTCCTGTGACCGTGGCCAACTTTGTATCATTGGCCGAGGGCAATAGCCCTTTTGTCGATGACAGGTACAAAGAGAAAAAGTATTACGACGGACTTGTCTTTCACCGGGTCATAAAAGATTTCATGATCCAAGGAGGCGACCCCGAGGGAACGGGAAGGGGCAACCCCGGCTACAAGTTCAAGGACGAGTTTGTAGATACCTTGAAGCATGCCAAAAAAGGACTTTTGTCCATGGCAAATTCTGGCCCTAAAACCAACGGAAGCCAGTTTTTCATTACCCACAAGGCAACCCCCTGGCTTGATGGCAAGCATACCGTTTTCGGCGAGGTGATAAAAGGTATTGAGGTGGTCGATTCAATCGCAAACACAAAGACAGTGGTTCAAGACAAACCTGAGGTCGATGTGGTGATGAAAAAGGTAGAGATCATTCGTAACGGAAGGAACGCCAAAAAGTTTGACGCCATTCAGGTCATGGCCGATTATTTCGCCGAGGAAGAAGAAGCCATTGCCGCGATGAAAAAACGTAAGGAGGATTTGGTTTTTGATTTTCAATCCCAGATAGAAAATGCAGAGACCACAGATTCAGGATTAAAAATCTTGAAGTTGAAGGAAGGTTCTGGAGAGCAGCCCAAAATCGGTCAAAAAGTATTGGTCAACTATGCGGGCTGGTTAATGGCTGATGGTGAACTTTTTGATTCTAATTTGTTGGAAGTTGCCGAAAAATTCGAAAAGGTAAACCTAAGGCTAAGAGACCAAGGAGGGTACCGACCTACCCCGATGCTATATAGTCCTGAAGCACAATTGTTCCCTGGTTTTAGGGAAGGAATGCTCACTATGAAGGTCGGGGATAAGGTGCGATTATTTTTACCTCCCCATCTGGGTACCGGTGACCGTGATTATGGCCCCATACCCGGTGGTTCAACATTGGTTTTTGATTTAGAGATCACCGATATTGCCCAATAAATGTGAGCCCTAAACTTAAAAATGGAATCGCCTTGGCCCTACTGCCCCAAATTCTATTGGTGAAGTGGCTGGCAGGGCATCCCGATTGGGTCGAAAAGTATTACAGTGAAGGAATCTATCCGCTTATTTCACGTTTTCTGCGGATGTTGTTCGGGTGGATTCCTTTTTCTTTTGGGGATCTGCTGTACACGGCTTTAGCCATCATGGCCATTCGATATCTCTATCTCCATTGGAAATCCATCTTAAAAAAACCTCTCCTTTTTCTTCGGAATGTTTTCACGGTATTTTCGATAGTCTATTTTGCTTTTCACCTCTTGTGGGGCCTTAACTACTATCGGATTCCGATTGAGGAAAAATTGGGCATTACCACAGATTATACGCCCGCCGCACTGGAAGCGATCAGCGACAAACTCGTTCAAAGAGCAAATTCACTCCACATGCAGATTACGAAAGACAGTACCCAATCGGTTTCGGTTCCCTATTCGACAGGAGAAATCTACAATAAGACCTATTTGGGCTATCAACAAATCAAAAAAGAGCATCCATTATTGGAATATAAGACCCGTAGTCTCAAATCATCCATTTATAGCATACCCTTGACCTATATGGGGTATGGTGGGTATCTGAACCCATTTACCAATGAGGCACAGGTCAATGCCAAAGTACCCCTTTTTCGACTACCGTCCATCAGTGGTCATGAAGTAGGTCACCAAATCGGCTACTCTGCAGAAGATGCCACCAATTTTATCGGGTTTTTGGTCACCTCTAGAAATGAAGATTCCTATTTTCAATATGCTTCATGTACCCATGCCCTAGCCTATTGCCTTTCAGAACTATCAGTTACCGATCCTGAAACCTTCGATGAACTTTATGGAAGTCTGAATAAAGGGGTCAGAAAAAACTATCAAGAGTTGGTTTCTTTTTGGCAGGCCTATCAAAATCCGTTCGAGCCCATTTTCAAATCCGCTTTCAATGCTTTTTTAAAGGTCAATAACCAAGAAAAGGGCATCGAAAGCTATAATGCCGTGGTCGGATTGCTGATCGGCTATGATCGCAAATACGGTTTTTGAACCAAGATGGTGAAATATGCCCGCGGCCGGTTACCTTTAAAAGGAAAATAATGCCATAAATGATTTCACGACGACCTGTCAGCCGAAAGGCAGGGATTATAGCCAACACCGCTATCTTCAAGCTGGGAACCTTAATTTATGAAAGTAATTTCATATATTTGTGAAATATGTTTCATAAATCATAAAAAGTGGACGACAAATTAAAAGATTTGGGCTACCTCTCCATTGGCTCACAAATGAGACGAGTTTACGAAAAGCTGCAATTTGAAGGTGACGATGTGTACCATTCAATTGGCTTAAACTTTAAATCAAGTTGGTTTCCAATTTATCATACCATTGCTTACAGCAGCAGACAATTGAGCGTAATGGAGATTACCGATAGAATTTCTTATTCAAGAATTACCGTTAAAAATGTAGCGAAAGAACTTGAGAAAGAAGATTTGGCAGAAATCAAAGTGAACCCAGACGACAAAAGATCCAAACTGTTCAAATTGACAGCCAAAGGCGAAGCTCTAAAGCCTAAATTAGAGTCCATTTGGGAATCATTTTCCTCAGAACTAAAAAGTCTTTTTGACATTGAAGGAAATAACTTTCTTCAATCCTTAGAAAAAGTAAATAACGATTTAAGCAAAAAATCATTTAAGAAAAATGTTCTTAAGAACTACTATGGTTTTACATTGAGAAATGCCAAACAAGAAGAATTTGAAGAGATTGGTAAACTTATGGTCCAGGTCTATTCTTCATTAGAAGGCTTCCCCAATATCAAAGAGCAACCGAAATACTATGAAATGCTTGAGAATGTTGGAAATCTAACAGAAAACCCAAATATTGAGCTTATAGTCGCGGTTTCAAAACAAGGAGACGTAGGCGGTGCGGTCGTGTATTTTAAAGACATGAAAGATTATGGTTCTGGCGGAACCGCCACAAAAGAAAAAAACGCTTGCGGGTTCAGACTTTTAGCCGTAGATCCTAAATTTAGGGGTCTAAGCTTAGGAAAAGAGCTAACTGTTGAATGTATAAGCAGAGGAAAAAAATCTGACTCAGAACAAATCATTATTCATACAACAAAGGCGATGAAAATCGCTTGGGGAATGTATGAAGGGCTTGGGTTCAAAAGGTCAGATGATTTAGATTTTATGCAAGGAGAGCTACCTGTTTTTGGGTTCAGACTAAAAAATAAAAAAGCCAACGGAAAGAAATAGCAACAGACCAATTGCTATCTGGTATCATCGAATCGTGAAATAATCAGAATAACCAGCAGATAGCAAAGGCGATAGTTAGATCCGGTGTACGAAGTGTAATTGGAAAATATTATCTAGACAGTCTATTGACCTTTGACAAAACTGAACTCGGGAGAGAAATTGAGGATTTTGTACGTTCAACAAAAATTGAAAGCGGAACTGAGGAATTCGACCTCCGTTTTAATGCTATTTTAGTTGAGAGAGTAAACCCGAAAAAGGACTTTTGAGCAAGTTTGCCCAAATAGACTTCTCTTGAAATCAACAGTTGCTGAATGACTTATAGCCCGGGCGGAAAAAACTGCGCCCAACATGGGCTATAATTTATAGCTGCTTTTCGTTAACTTCAACCAATAAACCATCAACGGCTAGGTTTCGAACGTAACCACAAATCATGTAGGAGACCGTTGGCCGTAATTAGATTATCAACTAAAATGGAAACAGTAAGCACTTATTTTATCGCTGAGATAATTGCTGCGATAGCAGTTGTTATTTCTCTTGTCCATTTGGGAATTGAAATAAGACAAACCCGAAAACAATCCATTAAAGAATCGATGGATAAAATTACCAAAGAACGCGCCGATTTCATCAAATTATTGGCAACAGAAAGTGAATTGTCACAAATAATTGCAGCTGGGCTATCAAGCTCTTCCAGATTAAAAACCAAAGAATACTTTAGGTTTACCAGTTATCTTTATTACCTATTTGTTCAACTTGAATTAGGATTTAGAAAATGGAAAAGAGGGCATATAGACGATGAACTATGGAATGCATGGAATGAAGGCGTACAGTGGTGGATTCGATGCCCTGGCACCAGAGATTGGTGGAATAATAATCCTGCCGGCGGTTTCACACCAGAATTTAAAGAATACATTAATCAAATTGTAGATGCTGTAATTAAAGAGCCTCCGGAAGTTTTTTCCAAACAGTTAGATTTTCTGAAAAAAATAACAACAGCCGACAACGTTTAACCGTAGTTCTAGACCGGAAAGCAAAACATATAAACCCGTAACTGATGGTTATACGAGACCGTTGGCAATAACCTAAAACGATACATGGAGCTCTCTTTAACAATAGCTGGGATAATCGGACCCATTTTAATGATCTTGGCCATATCTGAACATCTCAATTTTAAAATTTGGAAAGATGTACATCCAACTGTGGTCTACTTAAATGGACTTCTACTGCTGACCTTGGGAATAATTATCGTTCGAATCCACAACTTATGGACATTGAATTGGGAGTTGGCAATCACCTTGATCGGTTGGTTATTGGTACTGTCTGGTTCAATTCGAATGTTCTTTCCCAAAACTCCACAACTCAAGAA is a window from the Muricauda sp. SCSIO 65647 genome containing:
- a CDS encoding DHH family phosphoesterase; this encodes MNEADISTVRSLLSKALNIVIVPHKNPDGDAIGSSLGLFHFLKQKEFNVKVIVPNDYPKFLKWMPGNDEILNFEKENAQAVTALEKADLIFTLDFNDFSRTGQLEPILKNSSVDFVMIDHHQQPADYATVTYSDVAMSSTCEMVYNFIEYLGESDTISKEIASCLYAGIMTDTGSFKFSSTTSRTHRVVADLIDKGADNMQIHQKVFDTNSANRLRLLGLALKNMVIIGQYHTAYITLTQAELDMHAFKKGDTEGFVNYGLTIENIKFAAIFIENKDEGIIKISFRSTGDFSVNEFAREHFNGGGHTNAAGGKSNISMNETVEKFTGLLPQYQKKLAV
- the gldI gene encoding gliding motility-associated peptidyl-prolyl isomerase GldI — encoded protein: MKRSMITLVLLLAITSCKQPEPRRPVKVKSGSFFTETVERNKKILAQEEALIRRIIEKDTANDYHQSASGFWFQYQKKNDTATYLPRPEDGLLLSYNIVTMANDTIYTEEEIGLVPYIVDKQQLFPGLRYAVKLLKEGERAAFLFPSSLGYGYHGDNNKIAPLTPIRSTIEIHEIKKQQSSINQNK
- a CDS encoding peptidylprolyl isomerase, with translation MKNRFLYLLTLTVFFTACKSSKYADLGDGIFADIQTSKGEIVVKLYHEATPVTVANFVSLAEGNSPFVDDRYKEKKYYDGLVFHRVIKDFMIQGGDPEGTGRGNPGYKFKDEFVDTLKHAKKGLLSMANSGPKTNGSQFFITHKATPWLDGKHTVFGEVIKGIEVVDSIANTKTVVQDKPEVDVVMKKVEIIRNGRNAKKFDAIQVMADYFAEEEEAIAAMKKRKEDLVFDFQSQIENAETTDSGLKILKLKEGSGEQPKIGQKVLVNYAGWLMADGELFDSNLLEVAEKFEKVNLRLRDQGGYRPTPMLYSPEAQLFPGFREGMLTMKVGDKVRLFLPPHLGTGDRDYGPIPGGSTLVFDLEITDIAQ
- a CDS encoding DUF3810 domain-containing protein; its protein translation is MSPKLKNGIALALLPQILLVKWLAGHPDWVEKYYSEGIYPLISRFLRMLFGWIPFSFGDLLYTALAIMAIRYLYLHWKSILKKPLLFLRNVFTVFSIVYFAFHLLWGLNYYRIPIEEKLGITTDYTPAALEAISDKLVQRANSLHMQITKDSTQSVSVPYSTGEIYNKTYLGYQQIKKEHPLLEYKTRSLKSSIYSIPLTYMGYGGYLNPFTNEAQVNAKVPLFRLPSISGHEVGHQIGYSAEDATNFIGFLVTSRNEDSYFQYASCTHALAYCLSELSVTDPETFDELYGSLNKGVRKNYQELVSFWQAYQNPFEPIFKSAFNAFLKVNNQEKGIESYNAVVGLLIGYDRKYGF
- a CDS encoding GNAT family N-acetyltransferase, producing MDDKLKDLGYLSIGSQMRRVYEKLQFEGDDVYHSIGLNFKSSWFPIYHTIAYSSRQLSVMEITDRISYSRITVKNVAKELEKEDLAEIKVNPDDKRSKLFKLTAKGEALKPKLESIWESFSSELKSLFDIEGNNFLQSLEKVNNDLSKKSFKKNVLKNYYGFTLRNAKQEEFEEIGKLMVQVYSSLEGFPNIKEQPKYYEMLENVGNLTENPNIELIVAVSKQGDVGGAVVYFKDMKDYGSGGTATKEKNACGFRLLAVDPKFRGLSLGKELTVECISRGKKSDSEQIIIHTTKAMKIAWGMYEGLGFKRSDDLDFMQGELPVFGFRLKNKKANGKK